One window from the genome of Crassostrea angulata isolate pt1a10 chromosome 2, ASM2561291v2, whole genome shotgun sequence encodes:
- the LOC128173749 gene encoding prostaglandin E2 receptor EP4 subtype-like, with amino-acid sequence MSNFSDYCDRNFTHTIPNFTVSFGFYIGLGVLGNLVAFILLLKQSKFHKWKVFYRLVLMLVCVDLAGIVIFSCISIIESPLTKWADSDSLCKVESILISFISLTNLFVVTFIAIERFLALWHPYFYSSVKGHPLAMLSPVAIVIVTAVLASLALTQSNFVKIYPCNFCFINIYSKNYADYIFAFVYIIIGLVLVAVAIVMNILVAIALSRGQRGYSRQRESRIYITNDKRDYCGMLFQIGAAIAEVAVCWIPIMIRMLITMTGDETSEKDMKNNYLFFRFASWALVVDPWIYVLLRREIIMNICIFFQRQQRPRLTSSGDAVERKSNDERKSLANDEKRASYGTI; translated from the exons ATGTCGAATTTTTCGGATTATTGTGATAGAAATTTCACACACACAATACCAAACTTTACAGTGTCCTTTGGATTTTACATCGGGCTTGGAGTTCTTGGAAATCTTGTCGCATTTATCCTTCTGCTTAAACAATCAAAATTTCACAAATGGAAAGTGTTCTACCGCCTCGTTTTGATGCTTGTCTGTGTCGACCTTGCGGGAATTGTGATCTTCAGCTGTATCAGCATCATTGAAAGCCCCCTGACTAAATGGGCGGATTCAGATTCTCTGTGCAAAGTGGAATCTATCCTTATCAGTTTTATATCATTGACAAATTTATTCGTCGTTACCTTCATCGCTATTGAGAGATTTCTAGCTCTATGGCATCCGTATTTTTACTCCTCGGTCAAGGGTCATCCGTTGGCAATGTTGTCACCGGTCGCCATTGTTATTGTCACTGCCGTCCTGGCGTCGTTGGCGCTGACCCAGAGCAATTTCGTCAAGATCTACCCTTGCAACTTCTGTTTCATTAACATTTACAGCAAAAACTATGCAGACTATATATTTGCTTTCGTGTACATAATTATTGGTCTAGTTTTGGTTGCCGTTGCAATTGTTATGAACATATTGGTGGCGATTGCGCTATCTCGCGGGCAACGAGGTTATTCGAGACAACGCGAGAGTCGAATATATATAACCAACGACAAGAGAGATTACTGCGGGATGCTGTTTCAAATAGGAGCCGCCATTGCTGAGGTGGCTGTGTGCTGGATACCGATAATG ATTAGAATGCTTATAACAATGACTGGGGACGAAACCAGCGAAAAAGACATGAAGAACAATTATCTGTTTTTCCGGTTCGCTAGCTGGGCCCTCGTCGTGGATCCCTGGATTTATGTTCTGTTACGGCGGGAAATCATAATGAACATCTGCATCTTCTTTCAACGACAGCAGCGCCCTCGTCTGACGTCATCGGGTGACGCAGTAGAACGGAAGTCTAATGACGAGAGGAAATCTTTAGCCAACGACGAGAAAAGAGCAAGTTATGGAACCATTTAG